A window from Streptomyces sp. NBC_00299 encodes these proteins:
- the dop gene encoding depupylase/deamidase Dop — protein sequence MTVRRVMGIETEYGISVPGHPNANAMLTSSQIVNAYAAAMHRARRARWDFEEENPLRDARGFDLAREAADSSQLTDEDIGLANVILTNGARLYVDHAHPEYSSPEVTNPRDAVLWDKAGERIMAEAAERAAQLPGAQPIHLYKNNTDNKGASYGTHENYLMKRETPFSDIVRHLTPFFVSRQVFAGAGRVGIGQDGHEHGFQLSQRADYFEVEVGLETTLKRPIINTRDEPHADAEKYRRLHVIIGDANLSEISTYLKLGTTALVLSMIEDSFIAVDLAVDQPVRTLHQVSHDPSLKRLITLRSGRTLTAVQLQMEYYELSRKYVEERFGADADEQTKDVLTRWEDTLNRLERDPMSLAGELDWVAKRELMEGYRRRDDLDWDAARLHLVDLQYADVRPEKGLYNRLAARGRMKRLLDENEVERARTKPPEDTRAYFRGRCLEQYADDVAAASWDSVIFDLPGRDSLQRVPTLEPLRGTRNHVKELLDRCRTAEDLVKVLSGG from the coding sequence ATGACCGTACGGCGAGTAATGGGCATCGAGACGGAGTACGGGATCTCCGTCCCCGGCCACCCCAACGCCAATGCCATGCTCACCTCATCCCAGATCGTCAACGCCTACGCGGCGGCGATGCACCGGGCCCGCCGGGCTCGCTGGGACTTCGAGGAGGAGAACCCGCTGCGGGACGCGCGAGGCTTCGACCTCGCCCGCGAGGCCGCCGACTCCAGCCAGCTCACCGATGAGGACATCGGCCTCGCCAACGTCATCCTCACCAACGGGGCACGGCTCTACGTCGACCACGCACACCCCGAATACAGCTCCCCCGAGGTGACCAACCCCCGCGACGCCGTCCTCTGGGACAAGGCCGGCGAGCGGATCATGGCCGAGGCGGCCGAGCGGGCCGCCCAGCTGCCCGGCGCCCAGCCCATCCACCTCTACAAGAACAACACCGACAACAAGGGCGCCTCCTACGGCACGCACGAGAACTACCTGATGAAGCGGGAAACCCCCTTCTCCGACATCGTGCGCCACCTGACGCCCTTCTTCGTCTCCCGCCAGGTCTTCGCCGGCGCCGGCCGCGTCGGCATCGGCCAGGACGGCCACGAACACGGCTTCCAGCTCAGCCAGCGAGCGGACTACTTCGAGGTCGAGGTGGGCCTCGAGACGACCCTGAAGCGCCCGATCATCAACACGCGCGACGAACCGCACGCGGACGCGGAGAAATACCGCCGCCTGCACGTGATCATCGGCGACGCGAACCTGTCGGAGATCTCGACGTACCTGAAGCTGGGCACCACGGCCCTGGTGCTGTCGATGATCGAGGACAGCTTCATCGCGGTCGACCTGGCCGTGGACCAGCCCGTTCGCACACTCCACCAGGTGTCGCACGACCCGTCCCTCAAACGCCTGATCACCCTCCGTAGCGGCCGCACGCTGACGGCGGTACAGCTCCAGATGGAGTACTACGAGCTCTCCCGCAAATACGTCGAGGAACGCTTCGGCGCCGACGCCGACGAACAGACCAAGGACGTCCTGACCCGCTGGGAGGACACCCTCAACCGTCTGGAGCGGGATCCGATGAGCCTGGCGGGCGAGCTGGACTGGGTCGCCAAGCGAGAGCTCATGGAGGGCTACCGGCGCCGCGACGACCTCGACTGGGACGCCGCGCGGCTCCACCTCGTCGACCTCCAGTACGCCGACGTACGCCCCGAGAAGGGCCTCTACAACCGTCTCGCGGCCCGCGGACGGATGAAGCGCCTCCTGGACGAGAACGAGGTCGAGAGGGCCCGCACGAAGCCGCCGGAGGACACGCGCGCGTACTTCCGCGGGCGCTGCCTGGAGCAGTACGCCGACGACGTCGCCGCGGCCTCCTGGGACTCGGTGATCTTCGACCTGCCCGGCCGGGACTCCCTCCAGCGCGTCCCAACCCTCGAACCGCTTCGCGGAACGCGAAATCACGTCAAGGAGCTCCTGGACCGCTGTCGCACGGCGGAAGACCTGGTCAAGGTCCTCTCGGGCGGCTGA
- the prcB gene encoding proteasome subunit beta, which yields MEANTRSTGRLPAAFLTPGSSSFMDFLSEHQPEMLPGNRQLPPTQGVIEAPHGTTIVAVTFPGGVVLAGDRRATMGNVIAQRDIEKVFPADEYSAVGIAGTAGLAVEMVKLFQLELEHFEKVEGAQLSLEGKANRLSTMIRSNLGMAMQGLAVVPLFAGYDVDRERGRIFSYDVTGGRSEEHGFAATGSGSIFARGAMKKLFRDDLSEAEATTLVVQALYDAADDDSATGGPDVARRIYPIVTVITDDGFRRLGDDESSEIARSILARRLEQPDGPRAALL from the coding sequence GTGGAAGCCAACACTCGTAGCACCGGGCGTCTACCAGCTGCCTTCCTGACGCCTGGGTCGTCCTCCTTCATGGACTTTCTCTCCGAGCACCAGCCCGAGATGCTGCCCGGCAACCGCCAACTGCCGCCCACGCAGGGCGTGATCGAGGCGCCGCACGGCACGACCATCGTGGCCGTGACGTTCCCGGGCGGCGTCGTGCTGGCGGGTGACCGGCGGGCGACCATGGGGAATGTGATCGCCCAGCGCGACATCGAGAAGGTGTTCCCGGCCGACGAGTACTCGGCCGTCGGAATCGCCGGCACCGCCGGTCTGGCCGTGGAGATGGTGAAGCTCTTCCAGCTGGAGCTGGAGCACTTCGAGAAGGTCGAGGGCGCCCAGCTGTCGCTGGAGGGCAAGGCGAACCGTCTGTCGACGATGATCCGGTCCAACCTGGGCATGGCCATGCAGGGGCTGGCCGTCGTACCGCTCTTCGCGGGGTACGACGTCGACCGGGAGAGGGGGCGGATCTTCTCCTACGACGTGACCGGTGGTCGTTCCGAGGAGCACGGGTTCGCCGCCACCGGCTCCGGTTCGATCTTCGCGCGTGGCGCCATGAAGAAGCTCTTCCGTGATGACCTGAGCGAGGCCGAAGCCACGACCCTCGTGGTGCAGGCCCTCTACGACGCGGCTGACGACGACTCGGCGACCGGTGGTCCCGATGTCGCCCGCCGGATCTACCCGATCGTCACCGTGATCACCGATGACGGATTCCGCCGACTGGGCGATGACGAGTCCTCCGAGATCGCCCGTTCCATCCTGGCGCGGCGTCTGGAGCAGCCCGACGGCCCGCGGGCAGCGCTGCTGTAG
- the prcA gene encoding proteasome subunit alpha, translated as MSTPFYVSPQQAMADRAEYARKGIARGRSLVVLQYADGIVFVGENPSRALHKFSEIYDRIGFAAAGKYNEYENLRIGGVRYADLRGYTYDRDDVTARGLANVYAQTLGTIFSSAAEKPYEVELVVAEVGETPEGDQIYRLPHDGSIVDEHGSVAVGGNAELISNYLDQRHQDGVSLAEALKLAVQALSRESNGTQREIPAERLEVAVLDRTRPQSRKFKRIVGRQLARLLAAEGAATEAESADNGEDPEDSEDSGSSEE; from the coding sequence GTGTCGACGCCGTTCTATGTCTCACCCCAGCAGGCCATGGCCGACCGGGCGGAGTACGCCCGCAAGGGCATCGCCCGTGGCCGCAGCCTCGTCGTGCTGCAGTATGCCGACGGCATCGTGTTCGTCGGCGAGAACCCGTCCCGTGCGCTGCACAAGTTCAGCGAGATCTACGACCGGATCGGCTTCGCGGCCGCCGGCAAGTACAACGAGTACGAGAACCTGCGGATCGGTGGCGTGAGGTATGCCGATCTGCGTGGTTACACCTATGACCGTGATGACGTGACCGCGCGCGGTCTGGCCAACGTCTACGCCCAGACGCTGGGCACGATCTTCTCCTCCGCGGCGGAGAAGCCGTACGAGGTGGAGCTCGTCGTCGCCGAGGTCGGTGAGACGCCCGAGGGCGACCAGATCTACCGGCTGCCGCACGACGGCTCGATCGTGGACGAGCACGGCTCGGTCGCGGTCGGCGGCAATGCCGAGTTGATCAGCAATTACCTGGATCAGCGTCATCAGGACGGCGTGAGTCTCGCCGAGGCGCTGAAGCTGGCGGTCCAGGCCCTGTCCCGTGAGTCGAACGGCACGCAGCGGGAGATTCCCGCGGAGCGGCTCGAGGTCGCGGTGCTGGACCGTACGCGTCCGCAGTCGCGCAAGTTCAAGCGCATCGTCGGCCGGCAGCTCGCCCGGCTGCTGGCGGCCGAGGGTGCGGCCACCGAGGCCGAGAGCGCCGACAACGGGGAGGACCCCGAGGACTCCGAGGACTCCGGCAGTTCCGAGGAGTAG
- a CDS encoding LacI family DNA-binding transcriptional regulator, with protein MAHGSTRPTSRDVAQAAGVSQAAVSLVLGEKWRGRVSEATAERVREAARELGYRPNLAARNLRLGHTRTVLLVVPALTTEFFAGVYTGAARVAAHHGFGVVLYPSPEGIGPARDPFASAQAALDGVIASSMAADALTAIRGDQLPLVMLDSDPDGSLGAATVNLDITDGVRQVADHLLRLGHRRFLHLAADVPSWTFDVRARELAARIGEVPGTSLRTVRAPISIEGARTAAETALSAKGPSPTAIVCDDDKLAAGVYKAVRRLGLRIPDDISVTGLDDLALATALDPELTTVRLDAELFGERGMQALLAVLEGREPEEGDIPVELVVRGSTAPPSAL; from the coding sequence GTGGCACACGGCAGCACCCGCCCCACCAGCCGGGACGTCGCCCAGGCGGCGGGCGTCTCGCAGGCCGCGGTCTCCCTCGTCCTCGGCGAGAAGTGGCGCGGCCGGGTCTCGGAGGCCACCGCCGAACGCGTCCGCGAGGCCGCCCGCGAACTCGGATACCGGCCCAACCTCGCCGCCCGCAACCTGCGCCTCGGCCACACCCGCACCGTCCTCCTCGTCGTCCCCGCCCTCACCACCGAGTTCTTCGCCGGGGTCTACACCGGCGCCGCCCGCGTCGCAGCCCACCACGGCTTCGGTGTCGTCCTCTACCCCTCCCCCGAAGGCATCGGCCCCGCCCGCGACCCCTTCGCCTCCGCCCAGGCCGCCCTCGACGGCGTCATCGCCTCCTCCATGGCCGCCGACGCCCTCACCGCCATCCGCGGCGACCAGCTGCCCCTGGTCATGCTGGACAGCGACCCGGACGGCAGCCTCGGGGCGGCGACGGTGAACCTCGACATCACGGACGGCGTCCGGCAGGTCGCCGATCACCTGCTCCGCCTCGGCCACCGCCGCTTCCTGCACCTCGCGGCCGACGTGCCCTCCTGGACCTTCGACGTACGGGCACGTGAGCTCGCCGCACGCATCGGCGAGGTGCCCGGCACCTCACTTCGCACCGTCCGCGCACCCATCTCCATCGAGGGCGCCCGCACCGCCGCCGAGACCGCCCTCTCGGCCAAGGGCCCCAGCCCCACGGCCATCGTCTGCGACGACGACAAACTCGCCGCCGGCGTCTACAAGGCCGTGCGCCGCCTGGGCCTGCGCATCCCGGACGACATCTCCGTGACCGGCCTCGACGACCTCGCCCTCGCCACCGCCCTCGACCCCGAACTGACCACGGTCCGCCTGGACGCCGAGCTCTTCGGGGAACGCGGCATGCAGGCCCTCCTGGCGGTCCTGGAAGGCCGTGAGCCCGAGGAGGGCGACATTCCGGTCGAGCTGGTCGTACGGGGCTCCACAGCGCCGCCCAGCGCCCTCTGA
- a CDS encoding ubiquitin-like protein Pup, with the protein MATKDTGGGQQKATRSTEEVEEQTAETQASEDLKERQEKLSDDVDSVLDEIDDVLEENAEDFVRSFVQKGGQ; encoded by the coding sequence ATGGCAACCAAGGACACCGGCGGCGGACAGCAGAAGGCCACGCGTTCCACCGAGGAAGTCGAGGAGCAGACCGCGGAGACGCAGGCTTCGGAGGACCTCAAGGAGCGTCAGGAGAAGCTGAGCGACGACGTCGACTCGGTTCTGGACGAGATTGACGATGTCCTCGAGGAGAACGCGGAGGACTTTGTGCGGTCCTTCGTTCAAAAGGGCGGGCAGTAA
- a CDS encoding MFS transporter: protein MTGAYLEVLRARHAARLLVGTLIGRLPNAVAALAIVLFVRAEGGSYSMAGGLAAVYGVANAVGQPLLGRLVDLYGQPRVQLPAAVASALAMGVFAFVGIGPLPLAYAAVAASGLFTPPLEGGLRALWSSVLHKEGQVHTAYAMDAVAQEVMFTIGPLLLTLCASLWSAQAALLILNVIGVLGALSVVVSQPSRAWRSAPREAHWLGALRSAGLLALLAAFLFVGVAMGSIAVAAASYADDHGGDVVYGWLMAGLGLGALLGGMVYGARQRAGEPARRLRWLVALLAVCYLPLTLMPGVAAMTLLAVLAGVFLAPCIACAFVLVDRHAPRGTVTEAFSWLVTTFTVGASVGTGLAGPVVEAGGALWGFAVPGAAGAVSLLVLLATGPVLAAPARGAVVAASSENDPNRAVEPRFSSGDRA from the coding sequence ATGACGGGCGCATACCTGGAGGTCCTCAGGGCGAGGCATGCCGCCCGGCTGCTCGTCGGCACGCTCATAGGCCGGCTGCCGAACGCCGTGGCCGCACTCGCCATCGTGCTGTTCGTGCGCGCGGAGGGCGGCTCGTACAGCATGGCCGGCGGCCTGGCGGCCGTGTACGGGGTAGCCAATGCCGTGGGCCAGCCGCTGCTGGGGCGGCTGGTGGACCTGTACGGGCAGCCGCGGGTGCAGCTGCCCGCCGCCGTCGCGTCGGCGCTCGCGATGGGTGTGTTCGCCTTCGTGGGCATCGGCCCGCTGCCTCTCGCGTATGCGGCCGTGGCCGCCTCCGGTCTGTTCACGCCGCCCTTGGAGGGCGGTCTGCGGGCGCTGTGGTCGTCCGTCCTCCACAAGGAGGGCCAGGTGCACACGGCGTACGCGATGGACGCGGTGGCGCAGGAAGTCATGTTCACCATCGGACCGTTGCTGCTCACGCTGTGCGCCTCGCTGTGGTCGGCGCAGGCGGCGCTGCTGATCCTCAACGTGATCGGGGTGCTGGGCGCTCTGTCGGTGGTCGTGTCGCAGCCCTCGCGCGCGTGGCGTTCGGCGCCGCGTGAGGCGCACTGGCTGGGTGCGCTGCGCTCGGCCGGGCTGCTGGCGCTCCTGGCCGCCTTTCTGTTCGTCGGCGTGGCGATGGGGTCCATCGCGGTCGCGGCCGCGTCGTACGCGGACGACCACGGCGGGGATGTGGTGTACGGCTGGCTGATGGCGGGCCTGGGACTGGGTGCGCTCCTCGGCGGCATGGTGTACGGGGCGCGGCAGCGGGCCGGTGAGCCGGCCCGGCGACTGCGCTGGCTGGTCGCGCTTCTGGCGGTGTGTTACCTGCCGCTGACGCTGATGCCGGGTGTCGCCGCGATGACCCTGCTGGCCGTACTCGCGGGGGTGTTCCTCGCGCCGTGCATCGCCTGTGCCTTCGTGCTCGTGGACCGGCACGCCCCGCGCGGGACGGTCACCGAGGCGTTCTCCTGGCTTGTGACGACGTTCACCGTGGGTGCGTCGGTGGGAACGGGCCTGGCGGGGCCGGTCGTCGAGGCGGGCGGGGCGCTGTGGGGGTTTGCCGTGCCGGGGGCCGCGGGGGCCGTGTCCTTGCTGGTCCTGTTGGCCACGGGGCCGGTCCTCGCAGCTCCTGCCAGGGGTGCGGTCGTTGCGGCTTCATCGGAAAATGATCCAAACCGTGCTGTCGAACCCCGTTTCAGCTCAGGGGATCGGGCGTAA